The following are encoded together in the Terriglobia bacterium genome:
- a CDS encoding UbiX family flavin prenyltransferase, protein MSGQTRRIVVGISGSSGPIYGIRTLEALRAAGNIEIHLILTEAASQTILLETGWSPEQVLKLGDVVHQNHDLAAGISSGSFTTDGMIIAPCSMRSLAEIAHSVAGNLLTRAADVHLKERRRLILLVRETPLHLGHLRNMVLATEAGAIILPPIPAFYHHPQTIDDIINHSVGKALDLLSIPHGLFKRWKSSQD, encoded by the coding sequence ATGTCCGGACAAACCCGAAGAATCGTCGTCGGCATCTCCGGTTCAAGCGGTCCCATTTACGGCATCCGCACGCTCGAGGCGCTGCGCGCCGCCGGCAACATCGAAATCCACCTGATCCTGACGGAGGCTGCGAGCCAGACCATTCTCCTGGAAACCGGATGGTCCCCCGAACAGGTCTTGAAGCTGGGAGATGTGGTCCATCAGAACCACGATCTGGCTGCCGGCATATCCAGCGGCTCCTTCACCACCGACGGCATGATCATTGCACCGTGCAGTATGCGCAGCCTCGCCGAGATCGCGCACTCGGTCGCCGGCAACCTGCTTACGCGCGCCGCAGATGTTCACCTCAAGGAACGGCGCAGATTGATCCTTCTGGTGCGCGAGACTCCGCTCCACTTGGGCCACCTGCGCAATATGGTGCTGGCAACGGAGGCAGGCGCGATCATCCTGCCGCCCATCCCGGCCTTCTATCATCATCCGCAGACCATCGACGACATCATCAATCACTCCGTGGGAAAAGCCCTGGACCTCCTTTCCATTCCCCACGGGCTGTTCAAGCGCTGGAAGAGCTCGCAAGACTGA